Proteins from a genomic interval of Alosa alosa isolate M-15738 ecotype Scorff River chromosome 8, AALO_Geno_1.1, whole genome shotgun sequence:
- the pals1b gene encoding MAGUK p55 subfamily member 5b, producing the protein MITSHMNGSIMGDSQTGSAGTAHNKPGTNHGALEWDDITDDTTTPTHTEPSRCSAQMKRIQHYQEELRKKREEEGRQRQAQTTTTTTSINSSLRLKKLSQDPCPKVGIDNPTFEPTESDRKESVPAFDGGDAGLEDYPRDNSHLSELDDLLVSLEQVHHCLGADQQSQEDLQLVVELLRTSDFQTAFQLHCAIALGMQRVSPPFPLTAQAQRLCQEVESAIQSSRHKEGLELKALLTSPHVQALMEAHDGVAEQEVDPEPSEMALSQYGDTVKLVRLQKTRDIPLGATVRNEQQRVVVSRVVKGGAAERSGLLREEDEILEINGIPVRGKNISEVQEMMLAMNGTLTLLLIPNSCENPTNRQSVMHVKAYFDYDPSEDPYLPCRELGLSFQRGDILHIISQDDPNWWQAYRDGEVDNQPLAGLVPGKTFQQQRETLKKIITDKNPEHAGKIWCAKNKGKKTRKRSVRKLDRSTEHHNEEILTYEEMALFHQPANRKRPIALIGPPNKRQDELKRRLLAAEPNRFASAVPHTTRQPRPHEVNGREYHFVTRLNFETDMSTGKFLESGEFEKNLYGTTTDSVRQVINSGRICLLCLQTRSLRVLRSSNLKPYIIFMAPPSLERLRTLLSKDGSTPKVEELKDVVDKAQEMEQNFGHLFDAVVINDDQDRAYQDLKRLIDKLDVEPQWVPSSWLC; encoded by the exons atgATCACATCACACATGAATGGCTCCATTATGGGCGACTCCCAAACCGGATCTGCGGGCACAGCACACAACAAACCTGGGACCAATCACGGGGCGTTGGAGTGGGACGACATCACAGATGACACCACCACGCCCACCCACACCGAGCCCTCGCGCTGCTCGGCACAGATGAAGCGCATCCAGCACTACCAGGAGGAGCTGAGGAAGAAGCGAGAAGAGGAAGGACGCCAGCGGCAGGCCCAGACAACGACGACGACAACCAGCATCAACTCCTCGCTGCGGCTCAAAAAGCTCTCCCAGGACCCTTGTCCCAAGGTGGGCATCGACAACCCCACGTTTGAGCCAACTGAGTCGGACAGGAAGGAGTCAGTGCCAGCCTTTGACGGTGGAGATGCTGGACTCG AAGACTACCCTCGTGATAATAGTCATCTGTCAG agcTGGATGACCTGCTGGTGTCCCTGGAGCAGGTGCACCACTGCCTGGGCGCGGACCAGCAGAGCCAGGAGGACCTGCAGCTAGTGGTGGAGCTGCTGCGGACCTCCGACTTCCAGACGGCCTTCCAGCTGCACTGCGCCATCGCCTTGGGCATGCAGCGCGTCagcccccccttccccctcacCGCCCAGGCACAGAGGCTCTGCCAGGAG GTGGAGAGTGCCATCCAGTCCAGCCGGCACAAGGAGGGCCTGGAACTCAAAGCACTGCTCACCTCTCCCCACGTCCAG GCTCTGATGGAGGCCCATGACGGTGTGGCAGAGCAGGAAGTGGACCCTGAGCCCAGTGAAATGGCCCTCTCTCAGTATGGAGACACAGTCAAACTCGTACGGCTGCAGAAGACTCGGGACATACCCCTG ggagcaACAGTGCGTAATGAGCAGCAGCGTGTGGTGGTAAGCCGTGTGGTGAAGGGGGGAGCAGCGGAGCGCAGCGGGCTGTTGAGGGAAGAGGACGAGATCCTGGAGATCAACGGCATCCCCGTCAGGGGCAAGAACATCAGCGAAGTACAGGAGATGATG ttGGCTATGAATGGCACACTTACCTTACTGCTCATCCCCAACTCCTGCGAGAACCCTACGAACCGGCAAAGTGTG aTGCACGTGAAGGCCTACTTTGATTACGACCCCTCGGAGGACCCCTACTTGCCGTGCCGAGAGCTGGGCCTGTCCTTCCAGCGGGGGGACATCCTGCACATCATCAGCCAGGATGACCCCAACTGGTGGCAGGCCTACAGGGACGGTGAAGTGGACAACCAGCCCCTCGCAGGCCTCGTCCCTG GAAAGACCTTCCAGCAACAGAGGGAAACTCTGAAGAAGATAATTACAGATAAGAACCCAGAACATGCAG GAAAGATCTGGTGTGCCAAGAACAAGGGCAAGAAAACTAGAAAGAGGAGTGTGCGCAAACTTGACAGAAGCACAG AGCACCACAATGAAGAGATTTTAACCTACGAGGAGATGGCTCTGTTCCACCAACCGGCCAATCGCAAGCGACCCATTGCTCTGATAGGCCCGCCCAACAAGCGACAGGACGAACTGAAGAGGAGACTATTGGCAGCTGAGCCGAATCGGTTTGCCAGTGCTGTGCCAC aCACCACCAGACAGCCCCGCCCTCATGAAGTAAATGGGCGCGAGTACCACTTTGTGACACGGCTGAACTTCGAGACGGATATGTCTACCGGAAAGTTCTTGGAGTCGGGCGAGTTCGAGAAGAACCTCTATGGAACCACTACCGACTCTGTCCGACAGGTTATCAACTCGGGACGCATCTGCCTGCTCTGTCTGCAGACCAGG TCCCTGCGAGTGCTGCGCTCCTCCAACCTGAAGCCCTACATAATCTTCATGGCACCTCCCTCCCTGGAGAGATTGCGCACCCTGCTGTCCAAAGATGGAAGCACACCCAAG gTGGAGGAACTGAAGGATGTGGTGGACAAGGCCCAGGAGATGGAGCAGAACTTTGGCCACCTATTTGATGCTGTCGTCATTAACGATGACCAGGATAGAGCCTATCAGGATCTGAAGCGCCTCATAGACAAACTGGACGTGGAGCCCCAGTGGGTGCCCTCCTCGTGGCTCTGCTGA